CTATTATTCATTAATCCAACAATTGAAGACGAAGCTGATGTATTAGCTGCGGAGGACGAAGATGACGATGTTGATGATGAAGAAAATACAACAGCAGCGGCAGCAGTCGTTGAACGTTGCGGGCGCCGTTTGTAGAATTCTAACTCATCAACGGTCCATACAGCACCCTTAACATTTTCAACCCTCATAAAACACTTGTGCAACGACAAATTATGTCTAACCGCATTCTAATACAA
The window above is part of the Lucilia cuprina isolate Lc7/37 unplaced genomic scaffold, ASM2204524v1 Scaffold_3060, whole genome shotgun sequence genome. Proteins encoded here:
- the LOC124421150 gene encoding forkhead box protein P1-like, whose product is NAVRHNLSLHKCFMRVENVKGAVWTVDELEFYKRRPQRSTTAAAAVVFSSSSTSSSSSSAANTSASSSIVGLMNNSNVFGFGYVFNIHL